The following are from one region of the Stanieria cyanosphaera PCC 7437 genome:
- a CDS encoding DUF2079 domain-containing protein has translation MLFKLNKNQGLKIAIIAAIAFFLCTLSLTLNRHFSFYSSYDQGIFNQVFWNGIHGRFFESTLSSQLSTNVVHSGEVPDVNYHRLGQHFTPALLLWLPIYYLFPHPATLTVLQVTLVTAAGLVLYNLARIYVQPAIAVLITISFYCANTILGPTLANFHDISQIPLFIFSLLLAMEKRWWWLFWLLAILTLAVREDSGITLFGVGVYLVLSKRHPRTGLILASLSFLYIIALTNLIMPLFSDDISKRFMLERFGQYAEGEEASTLEIIKNMLLNPGRLIMELFTPFFPTIKYLLGQWLPLAFIPAVSPAAWSIATFPLLKLFLGQGQTVLAISLRYAMSVTPGLFYGAILWWGGERFGNFQQPIQTYQPRKLLPQFRRFWIICIVLSLFFTITSNPSRTLSFLIPDSIQPWVYVSLPEQWHRVPQIRSILKQIPPDASVSATTYLIPHLSGRRAIIRLTGLEFRNDAGNVETVDYIIADLWQLQRYQIAFDEDRVALQTITELIERVTNNQEYGIIDFNQGVILLQKGANSNPDKSAAWQNYRERLSLPSSSRS, from the coding sequence ATGTTATTTAAATTAAACAAAAATCAAGGATTGAAGATCGCTATCATTGCTGCGATCGCTTTTTTTCTTTGTACCTTAAGTTTGACTCTCAATCGTCATTTTAGTTTTTATTCTTCTTACGACCAAGGCATTTTTAACCAAGTTTTTTGGAATGGAATTCATGGGCGTTTTTTTGAGAGTACACTTTCTTCTCAACTATCGACTAACGTAGTTCATAGTGGCGAAGTACCTGATGTTAATTATCATCGCCTAGGACAGCATTTTACGCCTGCTTTGCTGTTGTGGTTGCCGATTTACTATCTGTTTCCCCATCCTGCTACTCTAACGGTGTTGCAAGTTACCTTAGTTACCGCAGCAGGGTTAGTTTTATATAACTTAGCAAGAATTTATGTTCAACCTGCGATCGCAGTATTAATTACAATTAGTTTTTATTGCGCCAATACAATTTTAGGGCCTACTCTGGCTAATTTTCACGATATTTCCCAAATTCCCTTGTTTATCTTTAGTTTGTTACTAGCGATGGAAAAACGCTGGTGGTGGCTATTTTGGTTGCTAGCAATTTTAACTTTAGCTGTTAGGGAAGATAGTGGCATAACTTTATTTGGAGTGGGAGTTTATCTAGTTTTAAGCAAACGCCATCCTCGCACAGGTTTAATTTTAGCTAGTCTCAGTTTTCTCTACATCATCGCCTTGACTAACCTGATTATGCCCTTATTTTCCGATGACATTTCTAAAAGATTTATGTTGGAAAGATTCGGACAATACGCCGAGGGAGAGGAAGCTTCTACCCTAGAAATTATTAAAAATATGTTGCTTAACCCTGGGCGTTTAATTATGGAATTATTTACGCCTTTTTTTCCGACAATTAAATATTTACTAGGACAGTGGTTACCTTTAGCTTTTATTCCTGCCGTTTCTCCTGCTGCTTGGAGTATTGCTACTTTTCCTTTATTAAAACTATTTTTAGGACAAGGACAAACCGTCTTAGCAATTTCCCTTCGTTATGCCATGAGTGTCACACCAGGATTGTTTTATGGCGCAATTCTTTGGTGGGGTGGAGAAAGATTTGGAAATTTTCAACAACCAATCCAAACTTATCAACCACGCAAACTTTTGCCTCAGTTTCGGCGTTTCTGGATTATTTGTATTGTTTTATCTTTATTTTTTACCATTACATCTAATCCCAGTCGAACTCTTTCGTTCCTCATCCCTGATTCTATTCAACCTTGGGTTTATGTTTCCCTCCCCGAACAATGGCACAGAGTACCTCAAATTCGCTCAATTTTAAAACAAATTCCACCTGATGCGAGTGTATCCGCTACTACCTATTTAATACCTCATCTTTCTGGACGTAGAGCCATCATTCGCTTAACTGGATTGGAATTTCGTAACGATGCGGGTAACGTCGAAACAGTAGATTACATCATCGCCGATTTATGGCAACTACAACGTTATCAAATAGCTTTTGATGAAGATCGAGTTGCTTTACAAACGATTACAGAATTAATTGAACGGGTTACCAATAACCAAGAATACGGAATTATCGATTTTAATCAGGGAGTGATTTTATTACAAAAAGGAGCCAATTCTAATCCCGACAAGAGCGCAGCTTGGCAAAACTATCGTGAGAGGCTAAGTCTGCCGTCGTCAAGCAGATCGTGA
- the trxA gene encoding thioredoxin produces the protein MSAATAVTDSSFTQEVLESDVPVLVDFWAPWCGPCRMVAPVVDEIAEQYEGQVKVVKLNTDENPQVASQYGIRSIPTLMIFKGGQRVDMVVGAVPKTTLANTLEKYL, from the coding sequence ATGTCAGCAGCTACAGCAGTGACAGATTCAAGTTTTACGCAAGAAGTATTAGAGTCCGATGTTCCTGTTTTGGTAGATTTTTGGGCTCCTTGGTGTGGTCCTTGTCGGATGGTTGCACCAGTTGTAGATGAAATCGCCGAACAATACGAAGGACAAGTAAAAGTAGTAAAACTTAATACTGATGAAAATCCCCAAGTTGCTAGTCAATATGGAATTCGTAGCATACCTACTCTAATGATTTTTAAAGGTGGTCAGCGAGTAGATATGGTGGTAGGTGCAGTACCTAAAACTACTTTAGCTAACACATTAGAAAAATATCTTTAG